Proteins encoded in a region of the Acidiferrobacteraceae bacterium genome:
- the pilB gene encoding type IV-A pilus assembly ATPase PilB: protein MATPTTATRLSGLALRLVRDKLLTTEDAERLQEGALQKKTSFVSYAVESKKVDSATLARIASEEFGVPLVDINSIDVEAAPVKLVDEKIIRRHRVLPLYKRGNRLYIATSDPTSVTALDEIKFHTGCVTEPVLVEDNKLSEAIDKFLEANDTTFTQFSDDESLDGLDDLDVVSEDAEDRAGGDETGVNDTPIVKFVNKVLLDAINRGASDIHIEPYEKTYRVRYRVDGVLNEVAAPPLALSGRIAARVKILSRLDIAERRLPQDGRIKMRISKNRAIDFRVSTLPTLWGEKIVLRILDPTSATIGVDKLGFESDQKELFMEAIHRPYGMVLVTGPTGSGKTVTLYTAVNILNTPDRNISTAEDPVEINLGGINQVNINEKAGLDFSSVLRAFLRQDPDIILVGEIRDLETASIAIKAAQTGHMVLSTLHTNSAPATLTRLVNMGVPPFNIASAVNLIIAQRLGRRLCEKCKTKLDLPNEALQKAGFTDKEIGAGLTVYGPVGCDSCNGGYKGRVGIYEVMPVSEAIGEIIMREGTELDIEQQMLKEGVTPLRRSGLRKVAAGVTSLEEIERVTNQ, encoded by the coding sequence ATGGCGACACCGACGACCGCAACCCGACTCAGCGGCCTCGCCCTGCGGCTGGTACGCGACAAGCTCCTGACCACGGAAGACGCCGAGCGCCTTCAGGAAGGGGCGCTGCAGAAAAAGACCTCTTTCGTTTCCTACGCCGTTGAAAGCAAGAAGGTCGACAGCGCGACCCTTGCGCGCATCGCCTCCGAGGAATTCGGCGTTCCCCTGGTGGATATCAATTCCATCGATGTGGAGGCGGCGCCGGTCAAGCTGGTTGACGAAAAGATCATTCGCCGACACCGGGTACTGCCCCTGTACAAGCGCGGAAATCGACTCTATATCGCTACCTCCGATCCCACCAGCGTCACCGCCCTCGACGAAATCAAGTTCCATACCGGCTGCGTTACCGAACCGGTTCTGGTCGAGGACAACAAGCTCAGCGAGGCCATTGACAAGTTCCTCGAGGCCAACGACACGACTTTCACGCAGTTTTCGGATGATGAGTCCCTGGATGGTCTCGATGACCTCGACGTTGTTTCCGAAGACGCCGAGGATCGAGCGGGAGGCGATGAGACCGGAGTCAATGACACCCCGATCGTAAAATTCGTCAACAAGGTTCTGCTCGATGCGATCAACCGCGGTGCATCGGATATTCACATCGAGCCTTATGAAAAGACCTACCGGGTACGCTATCGCGTAGATGGCGTATTGAACGAGGTGGCCGCCCCTCCCCTGGCACTGTCCGGACGAATCGCAGCACGCGTCAAGATCCTGTCCCGGCTGGACATCGCCGAACGGCGTCTGCCGCAGGACGGACGCATCAAGATGCGCATCTCCAAGAATCGCGCCATCGATTTTCGTGTCAGCACCCTGCCCACACTCTGGGGTGAAAAGATCGTGCTGCGTATCCTCGATCCGACCTCGGCGACAATCGGTGTGGACAAACTCGGTTTTGAATCTGATCAAAAAGAATTGTTCATGGAGGCGATCCACAGGCCTTACGGAATGGTGCTTGTCACCGGCCCGACGGGGTCTGGTAAGACCGTTACCTTATATACGGCGGTGAATATCCTGAACACGCCGGATCGCAACATTTCCACGGCCGAAGACCCGGTGGAAATCAATCTGGGCGGCATCAACCAGGTCAACATCAATGAAAAGGCCGGACTGGATTTTTCCTCCGTACTGCGCGCCTTTCTGCGCCAGGATCCGGACATCATTCTCGTAGGTGAGATTCGAGACCTGGAAACCGCCAGCATCGCCATCAAGGCGGCCCAGACGGGTCACATGGTGCTTTCCACCCTGCATACCAACAGCGCCCCGGCCACCCTGACGCGTCTGGTAAACATGGGTGTACCCCCGTTCAATATTGCTTCCGCCGTGAACCTGATCATTGCCCAACGGCTCGGGCGCCGGCTGTGCGAGAAATGCAAGACCAAGCTGGATTTACCCAATGAGGCCCTGCAAAAGGCCGGATTCACGGACAAGGAAATCGGCGCCGGACTCACCGTCTACGGCCCCGTGGGTTGCGATTCGTGCAACGGCGGCTATAAAGGACGTGTAGGCATCTATGAAGTGATGCCCGTGAGCGAGGCGATTGGCGAAATCATCATGCGCGAAGGGACGGAACTGGACATCGAACAGCAGATGCTGAAGGAAGGCGTAACCCCCCTGCGCCGCTCCGGCCTGCGCAAGGTTGCCGCAGGCGTCACCAGCCTCGAGGAAATCGAGCGCGTCACCAACCAGTAA
- a CDS encoding rubrerythrin family protein — protein sequence MDLKGSKTEESLKEAFAGESQANRRYLYFAAKADVEGYNDVSAVFRSTAEGETGHAHGHLEYLEAVGDPATGLPIGSTSDNLKAAIAGETHEYTDMYPGMAKTARDEGFDEIADWFETLAKAERSHANRFQKALDSMD from the coding sequence ATGGACCTTAAAGGAAGCAAGACGGAAGAAAGCCTGAAAGAGGCCTTTGCCGGCGAGTCCCAGGCCAATCGCCGCTATCTCTACTTCGCAGCCAAGGCGGATGTCGAAGGTTACAACGACGTTTCCGCAGTGTTTCGCTCCACGGCGGAAGGCGAAACCGGCCATGCCCATGGCCATCTCGAATACCTGGAGGCCGTCGGCGATCCGGCCACCGGTCTGCCGATTGGCAGCACCTCGGACAACCTGAAGGCGGCCATCGCCGGTGAGACCCACGAGTATACCGATATGTACCCGGGTATGGCCAAGACGGCCCGCGACGAAGGTTTCGACGAAATCGCAGACTGGTTCGAGACCCTGGCCAAGGCCGAGCGGTCCCACGCCAATCGTTTCCAGAAGGCGCTGGATTCGATGGACTAG